A region from the Chrysoperla carnea chromosome 4, inChrCarn1.1, whole genome shotgun sequence genome encodes:
- the LOC123299248 gene encoding putative fatty acyl-CoA reductase CG5065 codes for MGVKSEIPSIPEFYRNQSIFITGANGFMGKVLVEKLLRSCPDLDKIYILLREKKGKDIQTRFNAMVNIPLFERIKKERPGICEEKLVIINGNVKELNLGLSAEDKQLLEEKVSIIFHVAASVRFDDPLKDAVLLNTRGTRELMKMALNMKKLKVLLHVSTTYCNTDKKDIQEIVYPPHADWKKTIEIAENYNDEVLQILTLPYINPLPNTYTFAKSLAEHVVTDMSKGVIPAVIFRPSIVISTVHEPIQGWIDNFNGPVGLLAACGIGILRTMCSDPDIISDFIPVDIAIKALVVAAWKKGTEPEEKQKEITVINSSSSNIKSMTINDIIETGKGYAHETPLNNMLWVPGGSITKCKVWNFMRVIAMHMFPALLIDVLLRLAGHDFSLLRLHRKIYVANMALYYFISNQWQFRNDNFMELQTKILDCDLKDWDYDFSTEDINKYFFNCLIGAKQYLLKEDLSTLPAARRRFRRMLWLDRIVKVLFAGFMIYLYFYFDVSEILMNVLRAIGNYFTNIADI; via the exons ATGGGTGTTAAAAGTGAAATACCATCCATACCTGAATTTTATCggaatcaatcaatttttattacggGTGCCAATGGATTTATGGGTAAAGTGCTGGTGGAAAAATTACTACGATCATGTCctgatttagataaaatttatattttattaagagaGAAAAAGGGAAAAGATATACAAACACGTTTTAATGCTATGGTTAATATTCCT CTTTTTGAACGTATTAAAAAGGAACGACCAGGAATATGTGaagaaaaattagtaattataaatggaaatgtaaaagaattaaatttgg gattGTCGGCCGAAGACAAACAATTACTtgaagaaaaagtttcaatcatTTTCCATGTGGCTGCTTCCGTTCGATTTGATGACCCTTTAAAAGATGCAGTTTTACTGAATACCAGAGGAACACGTGAATTAATGAAAATGgctttaaatatgaaaaaactaaaa GTTTTATTGCACGTATCAACAACATATTGCAATACAGATAAGAAAGACATTCAAGAAATTGTATATCCACCACATGCTGACTGGAAGAAAACTATTGAAATAGCGGAAAATTATAACGATGAAGTATTACAAATACTTACACTTCCATACATAAACCCATTACCTAACACGTATACATTTGCTAAATCGTTGGCTGAGCACGTAGTCACTGATATGAGTAAAGGAGTAATACCAGCAGTTATTTTTAGACCCTCCATTG TTATATCCACTGTTCATGAACCAATTCAAGGTTGGATTGACAATTTTAATGGACCTGTGGGATTACTAGCTGCTTGTGGAATAG GTATTTTGAGAACTATGTGTTCAGATCCCGACATCATTTCTGATTTTATCCCCGTAGACATTGCTATTAAAGCTTTGGTTGTAGCTGCATGGAAGAAGGGGACCGAacc agaagaaaaacaaaaggAAATCACTGTTATTAACAGCAGCAGTAGTAATATTAAATCAATGACTATTAATGATATTATAGAAACAGGAAAAGGTTACGCACATGAAACACCACTGAACAATATGCTATGGGTTCCAGGTGGAAGCATAACAAAATGTAAAGTTTGGAATTTCATGAGAGTGATTGCAATGCATATGTTCCCCGCTTTATTAATTGACGTTTTATTGAGATTAGCCGGTCACGACTTTAG TTTGCTAAGActtcatagaaaaatttatgtgGCAAATATGGCATTGTATTACTTTATATCAAATCAATGGCAATTCCGTAATGACAATTTTATGGAGttacaaactaaaatattagACTGCGATCTAAAAGATTGGGATTATGATTTTTCAACTGAAGATATTAACAAATACTTCTTTAACTGCTTAATTGGTGCCAAACAATACTTATTGAAAGAAGATTTATCAACCTTACCAGCAGCCAGAAGACGCTTCAGAAG GATGTTGTGGTTGGATCGCATTGTAAAAGTTCTATTTGCAGGATTCATGATTTACTTATATTTCTATTTCGATGTTAGTGAGATTTTGATGAATGTACTTCGAGCAATTGGAAACTATTTTACAAACATTGCAGATATTTAA